Proteins co-encoded in one Malus sylvestris chromosome 7, drMalSylv7.2, whole genome shotgun sequence genomic window:
- the LOC126628522 gene encoding protein N-terminal asparagine amidohydrolase: protein MIFVDGLPFSTDSSASPQGRDTLVALLEHPALVEASNSFKAIPERRFSVREESVLDTSPRSKWVYLFQSEYATVDPALVDFVGTDEATTCIGVAIWNPRNGMTSVAHMDSPNIVDTGLSQMLSLLVDHNTDMELDVHLVGGFEDVSTNHGNYNTGSESQENLDGYSFPLGAKIVETLWKRPEKFHIRTLCILGHNTRRDPEGNAYPNFNGFMIGTSTGSITPAIFDKTSRCPDEVVRRIRVSVSYEDSSWKGKLLETYDTQTDHFKIAPCCWTLQQLHFALSLQHYSDSEILLMCSTSPSAENPDFVENMRRQWDYLIKHPDWRETFPMKQPRIFERTAEGGWRKPQGADTSISRRF, encoded by the exons ATGATCTTTGTTGATGGGCTTCCCTTTTCTACAGACTCTTCTGCATCGCCTCAG GGACGGGATACTCTGGTTGCTCTACTGGAACACCCTGCTTTGGTAGAAGCCTCAAATTCGTTCAAAGCTATCCCGGAGAGGAGATTCTCTGTACGTGAAGAGTCAGTTCTGGACACATCGCCACGTAGTAAATGGGTTTATTTGTTCCAGAGTGAATATGCAACTGTTGATCCGGCATTGGTGGAT TTTGTTGGAACTGATGAAGCAACAACCTGTATCGGTGTGGCCATCTGGAATCCGAGAAATGGAAT GACCTCAGTTGCTCATATGGATTCTCCAAACATTGTGGACACGGGTTTATCCCAAATGTTGTCACTTCTTGTTGACCATAACACGGATATGGAGTTAGAT GTGCATCTAGTTGGTGGATTTGAAGATGTTTCAACTAAT CATGGTAACTACAACACTGGATCAGAAAGTCAGGAAAACTTGGATGGTTATTCCTTCCCTTTAGGTGCCAAAATTGTTGAAACTTTATGGAAGAGACCGGAGAAATTCCATATACGTACTCTATGCATTCTTGGGCATAACACTAGAAGGGATCCCGAGGGAAATGCGTACCCAAACTTCAACGGTTTCATG ATAGGAACTTCCACCGGATCTATTACCCCAGCTATCTTTGACAAAACCTCAAGATGCCCTGATGAAGTTGTCAGGAGAATTCGAGTTTCTGTATCATATGAGGACTCTAGTTGGAAAGGAAAGTTACTAGAAACATATGATACTCAAACTGATCATTTCAAGATAGCTCCATGTTGCTG GACACTGCAGCAGTTACATTTTGCTTTGTCATTACAACACTACTCTGATTCAGAAATCCTCCTCATGTGTTCTACTTCACCCTCAGCTGAGAACCCAGATTTTGTGGAGAATATGAGAAG GCAATGGGACTACCTAATTAAACACCCAGATTGGAGAGAAACCTTTCCCATGAAGCAGCCACGCATATTTGAGAGGACTGCTGAAGGTGGCTGGAGAAAGCCACAAGGTGCTGATACATCAATCAGTAGGAGGTTCTAG